In Chitinophaga sp. HK235, a single window of DNA contains:
- a CDS encoding SusC/RagA family TonB-linked outer membrane protein, whose product MQSNLRQVLAQLCALLLLLFFVTTATAQQVINGKVISAGDNQPVIGATIKVSGANKGAVTDPNGNFSIAATGTDVLEVTFIGFLPVKYPVNNRSSLTITLQQDKKALDEVVVTALGIRKEVKRVGYAVQEVKGADLVKAREPNPINGLVGKVAGLTVGASAELLAAPLVQLRGTNINLYVVDGVPINSDTWNISPDDIESYTVLKGASASALYGSRGLNGAIMITTKKGARDKRGYAIEFNSSTMFEKGFNAIPKVQDLYGPGDHGKYAFVDGKGAGVNDADYDVWGPKFEGQLIPQYDSPIDPATGKRTGTPWTARGKNNLQRFLRTGMLSTNNLAVSAHTDKADLRFSLSNAYQKGIVPNTSLDIVNFNISAGYSFSPKLRLEGYLNYNRQASDNFPDVTYGPNSIIYNTLIWAGADWSMDDMRNYWQPGKEGIQSIYAEYQRYHNPWFMSYEWLRGHHKTDLNGYAKLTYKFNDKLELMARTQVTSYDLMRTEKMPYSAHPYGREEGKGDYREDKRSLYENNTDLMLSYANVFPHKIGIRASVGGNARSFKYNSSFTSTNYLNAPGWYGFGNSRDPLYATSYYAPMLVLSTYGYVDIDLGKYATLSLTDRIDKASNLPVSHNTYSYPSVSLSTVVSDYVNLPEVISFLKFRGSYANVKGGFTTPTIGATPEANYPLGYGTEYKSSYDGPLYNSPVYSVSQVYGNQAAAYYTRVIANPDLQPFTSKVTEVGMDIRFLKNRIGVDATYFTNLNGPRIYTLSLPPSTGEESYLLNGVNTRKTGYEISINATPIKNPEGLTWNVMANWSTFQEKYVSIYGDQKMLNAYVGVGDRVDKFFGTKFARTPDGQIINGPDGRPIVNPTQQFLGNASADWTWGINNSFNYKGFTFSFQFDGRVGGQMIDYIQQQTFRGGRNILTTEGAMGDARYQDYKGVKSWQGEGVVISNGVPIKYDNNGNITNADKLQFAPNTTKTFLQDYISVYYKANEANLISKTFAKLREVTLGYTLPQSLLKGTFIRSANVSFVGRNLLYFAKNKDVDLDQYPGADQGSSTLQTPTTRRFGFNVNLTF is encoded by the coding sequence ATGCAATCAAACCTACGCCAGGTACTAGCTCAGCTATGTGCCCTGCTATTGCTTTTGTTTTTTGTAACAACTGCCACAGCACAACAGGTCATCAATGGAAAAGTGATTTCCGCAGGTGATAATCAGCCAGTCATTGGCGCCACCATCAAAGTTTCAGGTGCCAACAAAGGTGCTGTCACCGATCCAAATGGAAACTTCAGCATCGCCGCCACCGGCACCGACGTGCTGGAAGTAACCTTTATCGGCTTCCTCCCTGTTAAATATCCCGTAAATAACCGCAGCAGCCTCACTATTACCCTTCAGCAGGACAAAAAAGCACTGGATGAAGTGGTGGTAACGGCGCTGGGTATACGAAAAGAAGTAAAACGTGTAGGTTACGCCGTACAGGAAGTAAAAGGCGCCGACCTCGTGAAAGCCCGGGAACCCAATCCCATCAACGGTCTGGTAGGTAAGGTAGCTGGTCTCACCGTAGGTGCTTCTGCCGAACTGCTGGCCGCTCCGCTGGTACAGCTCCGCGGTACTAATATCAATCTCTACGTGGTAGATGGTGTACCCATTAACTCCGACACCTGGAACATCTCTCCGGATGATATCGAAAGTTATACCGTCCTGAAAGGCGCCTCCGCCTCCGCCCTTTATGGCTCCCGTGGCCTAAACGGCGCTATCATGATCACCACTAAAAAAGGTGCCCGCGATAAAAGAGGTTACGCTATCGAGTTCAACTCCAGCACCATGTTCGAAAAAGGCTTCAACGCCATACCGAAAGTACAGGATCTCTACGGCCCCGGCGACCACGGTAAATACGCTTTCGTAGATGGTAAAGGCGCCGGTGTAAACGATGCTGACTACGACGTTTGGGGTCCTAAATTTGAAGGCCAGCTCATTCCTCAGTACGATAGCCCCATCGATCCTGCTACCGGCAAACGTACCGGCACACCCTGGACCGCACGAGGTAAAAACAACCTGCAACGTTTCCTGCGCACGGGTATGCTGAGCACCAATAACCTGGCTGTCTCTGCTCATACAGACAAGGCAGACCTGCGCTTCTCCCTCTCCAATGCATACCAGAAAGGTATTGTGCCCAACACCTCACTGGATATCGTCAACTTCAACATTTCCGCCGGTTACAGCTTCTCTCCGAAACTGCGTCTGGAAGGATATCTCAACTATAACCGTCAGGCCAGTGATAACTTCCCCGACGTGACCTACGGACCTAACAGTATCATCTACAATACCCTCATCTGGGCAGGCGCAGACTGGAGCATGGATGATATGCGCAATTACTGGCAGCCTGGTAAAGAAGGTATTCAGTCCATCTACGCAGAATACCAACGTTACCACAACCCCTGGTTCATGAGTTATGAATGGCTGCGCGGTCACCATAAAACAGATCTCAACGGCTACGCCAAACTCACCTACAAATTCAATGATAAACTGGAGCTGATGGCCCGCACACAGGTGACCAGCTATGACCTGATGCGTACCGAGAAAATGCCTTATTCCGCCCACCCTTATGGTCGTGAAGAAGGTAAAGGTGACTACCGCGAGGATAAACGCTCCCTGTATGAAAACAATACAGACCTGATGCTGTCCTATGCCAACGTATTCCCGCATAAGATCGGTATCCGTGCATCTGTTGGTGGCAACGCCCGCTCTTTTAAATATAACTCCAGCTTCACTTCTACCAACTACCTGAATGCACCGGGATGGTATGGCTTCGGCAACTCCCGTGATCCATTGTATGCTACCAGTTACTACGCTCCTATGCTGGTACTCAGTACCTACGGTTATGTAGACATCGACCTGGGCAAATACGCAACACTGTCACTGACAGACAGGATCGACAAGGCTTCCAACCTGCCTGTTTCTCACAACACCTATTCGTACCCTTCTGTATCATTAAGTACTGTAGTGTCTGATTATGTGAACCTGCCGGAAGTGATCTCCTTCCTGAAGTTCAGAGGCTCCTATGCCAATGTAAAAGGTGGTTTCACTACACCAACTATTGGTGCTACTCCGGAGGCTAACTACCCGCTGGGTTATGGCACAGAATACAAATCTTCGTACGACGGTCCCCTTTATAACTCTCCGGTATATAGTGTGTCGCAGGTATATGGTAACCAGGCTGCTGCTTATTACACACGTGTGATCGCCAATCCTGACCTGCAGCCCTTTACCAGCAAAGTGACCGAAGTAGGTATGGACATCCGCTTCCTGAAAAATCGTATAGGCGTAGATGCGACTTACTTTACTAACCTCAATGGGCCTCGTATTTATACCCTCTCACTGCCTCCCAGCACCGGTGAGGAATCGTACCTGCTCAACGGGGTGAATACCCGTAAAACAGGATATGAGATATCCATTAATGCTACCCCCATTAAAAACCCGGAAGGCCTGACCTGGAACGTAATGGCCAACTGGTCAACCTTCCAGGAAAAATATGTAAGCATCTACGGTGATCAGAAAATGCTGAATGCTTATGTAGGGGTAGGAGACAGAGTTGATAAATTCTTTGGTACCAAATTCGCCAGAACACCGGATGGGCAGATCATCAACGGCCCTGATGGCCGCCCGATCGTGAATCCTACCCAGCAGTTTCTGGGAAATGCCAGCGCCGACTGGACATGGGGTATCAACAACAGCTTTAATTACAAAGGCTTTACTTTCAGCTTCCAGTTTGATGGTCGTGTAGGCGGACAGATGATCGACTATATACAGCAACAAACCTTCCGCGGTGGCCGTAATATCCTGACCACAGAAGGAGCCATGGGAGATGCCCGCTATCAGGATTACAAAGGTGTGAAATCCTGGCAGGGAGAAGGTGTGGTAATAAGCAATGGCGTACCTATCAAGTATGATAACAACGGTAATATTACCAATGCAGACAAACTCCAGTTTGCCCCCAATACTACCAAAACCTTCCTGCAGGACTATATCAGTGTATACTACAAAGCAAACGAAGCCAACCTGATCAGTAAAACTTTTGCCAAGCTGCGTGAGGTGACCTTGGGCTACACTTTGCCGCAAAGCCTGCTGAAAGGCACTTTTATCCGTTCTGCCAATGTCTCTTTCGTAGGAAGAAACCTCCTGTACTTTGCTAAAAACAAAGATGTGGATCTGGACCAGTACCCCGGTGCAGACCAGGGTTCTTCCACCCTGCAAACACCTACCACCCGCAGGTTTGGCTTTAACGTAAATCTCACCTTCTGA
- a CDS encoding helix-turn-helix domain-containing protein: MTEDIIIQISNKIKEKRKAKGITIQELADKADVSKGLISQIENNRTVPSLLVLINIIRALNLDMNEFFNEIDQHSQQAKVIIKQKSSYQEFEKEPAKGFQYKRVLTKNVKNFPVDIVILELKKGARRSQVVKTDAYEYKYIIKGTVEYLIDNEKYILEEGDSLFFDGRLGHKPANIGEDTAQILVVYFFLESDK, from the coding sequence ATGACGGAGGATATCATTATTCAGATCAGTAACAAGATCAAGGAAAAACGGAAAGCCAAAGGCATTACCATCCAGGAACTGGCAGACAAAGCAGATGTCAGCAAAGGACTCATCTCCCAGATAGAGAACAACCGTACCGTGCCATCCCTGCTGGTGCTTATCAACATTATCCGGGCACTCAACCTGGACATGAACGAGTTTTTCAATGAAATAGACCAGCATTCCCAGCAGGCTAAGGTCATCATCAAACAGAAATCATCCTACCAGGAATTCGAAAAAGAACCTGCCAAAGGATTTCAGTACAAAAGAGTCCTCACCAAAAATGTGAAGAACTTCCCCGTGGATATCGTTATCCTCGAACTGAAAAAAGGCGCCCGCCGCTCCCAGGTCGTTAAAACCGACGCCTACGAGTATAAATATATTATCAAAGGCACCGTCGAATACCTCATCGATAACGAAAAATACATCCTGGAAGAAGGAGATTCCCTCTTTTTCGATGGCCGCCTTGGACACAAACCCGCCAATATCGGCGAGGATACCGCTCAAATCCTCGTCGTGTATTTCTTCCTCGAAAGTGATAAATAG
- a CDS encoding MarC family protein gives MFSIDQILAIAFTLFAVIDIVGSIPVLVSLKEKLGHIDAGKATLASGFLMVLFLLVGEKFLRLFSVDVHSFAVAGSIVIFVIGLEMILGLELFKSGQDVKSGSIVPIAFPMIAGSGTLTTIMSLKANFGEYNILAGILLNLIIVFIVLRSLNYIERLLGKAGLMVLRKFFGVILLAIAVKIFKSNINL, from the coding sequence ATGTTCAGTATCGACCAAATCCTAGCCATCGCTTTTACTCTTTTTGCGGTTATTGATATTGTGGGGTCTATCCCCGTGCTGGTGTCTCTGAAGGAAAAGCTGGGGCATATAGATGCCGGCAAGGCCACACTGGCATCCGGATTCCTGATGGTATTATTTCTGCTGGTAGGAGAGAAATTCCTGCGGCTATTCAGCGTAGACGTGCATTCATTTGCGGTAGCCGGTTCCATCGTCATTTTTGTGATCGGCCTGGAGATGATCCTGGGACTTGAACTTTTCAAGAGCGGCCAGGACGTTAAATCGGGTAGTATCGTACCGATTGCTTTCCCTATGATAGCCGGTTCCGGGACCCTCACCACCATTATGTCGCTCAAAGCCAACTTCGGGGAGTACAATATCCTGGCTGGTATCCTGCTCAATCTGATCATTGTGTTCATTGTGCTGCGCAGCCTCAACTACATAGAACGCTTACTGGGCAAGGCCGGACTAATGGTATTGCGTAAGTTCTTCGGGGTTATCCTGCTGGCGATTGCCGTCAAGATTTTTAAAAGTAATATCAATCTTTAA
- a CDS encoding reverse transcriptase domain-containing protein: MIELDNNCELLDILATEDFLLKEAWAKVNKENKQSFGISGENIEKFAMNLETKIPSLSKKLKGKIFHFSPTRPYIIPKNNGKPRPLQIPEVKDRVVLKGIALLLEECLSEQLAPSRGYSFAYQKKWGVKDAVLQMEKYYNEGYTTVLEADIIDFFPSVDKQLLLNSLFNLLPDQSLNDLITSALCQPIGELNELILPEHHHLFHNRGIPQGNSISPILSNLYLAPFDKAMIDGGFKLIRYADDFIVMCKDADEAKAAYQLAIDILENSLNLKLHPLSDKHDSKTKIHALPEKSFSFLSVAFDGKKLYPSLKAVTQLQKALTILCHTPKETPNVLKLLSRVKNTVDGWLSSYSYTDVERYEKKIDNMINELLLDGITRLGWKPKKSSLENLPVRDRSTRKSGEMLSKKQRENSGVPMSMDTLVTRRTKQEEKKKQEEKKKQKKTEAA; the protein is encoded by the coding sequence ATGATCGAATTAGATAATAATTGTGAGCTGCTCGACATACTCGCAACAGAAGACTTTTTGCTAAAAGAAGCATGGGCAAAAGTTAACAAGGAGAACAAACAGTCATTCGGCATTTCCGGTGAAAACATCGAAAAATTTGCCATGAACCTTGAAACTAAGATACCCTCCTTATCTAAAAAGTTAAAAGGAAAAATATTTCATTTCTCACCTACTCGACCATATATTATTCCCAAAAACAATGGTAAACCCAGACCCTTACAAATTCCTGAGGTAAAAGACCGTGTGGTACTAAAAGGAATAGCTCTGTTACTGGAAGAATGTTTATCAGAACAGCTTGCGCCTAGCCGTGGATATAGTTTTGCATATCAGAAAAAATGGGGCGTTAAGGATGCGGTGCTACAAATGGAAAAATATTACAATGAAGGCTATACGACTGTATTAGAGGCGGACATTATAGATTTCTTCCCCAGCGTAGATAAGCAATTACTGTTGAATTCACTATTCAACTTACTCCCAGATCAGAGCCTAAATGATCTTATCACTAGTGCGCTCTGTCAGCCGATCGGCGAGCTAAACGAATTAATTCTACCCGAACATCACCATTTATTTCATAATAGAGGTATTCCACAAGGAAATTCAATTTCACCGATTCTTTCTAACCTCTATTTGGCCCCATTTGATAAAGCCATGATCGATGGGGGGTTTAAACTCATAAGATATGCGGATGATTTTATTGTGATGTGCAAAGATGCCGATGAGGCTAAAGCAGCATACCAATTAGCAATTGATATACTGGAAAACTCATTAAATTTAAAACTGCATCCACTTAGCGATAAGCATGATTCAAAAACCAAAATTCATGCACTCCCTGAAAAATCTTTTTCCTTCTTATCGGTAGCATTTGATGGAAAAAAATTATATCCGAGCCTTAAAGCAGTGACGCAATTACAAAAAGCGCTAACTATCTTATGTCATACCCCTAAAGAAACCCCCAACGTACTAAAATTGCTCTCAAGAGTTAAGAATACGGTAGACGGCTGGCTTTCATCATATAGCTATACAGACGTTGAACGCTATGAGAAAAAAATTGACAATATGATCAATGAACTCCTTCTCGATGGCATCACCAGACTTGGATGGAAACCCAAGAAAAGCAGTCTTGAAAACTTGCCTGTTAGAGATAGAAGTACAAGAAAATCTGGCGAAATGTTATCCAAAAAGCAGCGTGAGAACTCAGGCGTACCAATGAGCATGGACACACTTGTTACCAGAAGAACGAAGCAGGAAGAAAAAAAGAAGCAGGAAGAAAAGAAAAAGCAGAAGAAAACAGAAGCAGCATAG
- a CDS encoding helix-turn-helix domain-containing protein: MAVNKHRIDDAKYFERLGARIKKLRIDADYASAESFAGEIGMNRTQYLNYEKGRNMEIATLRKLAAAFDMKVEELLKGLEDKES; the protein is encoded by the coding sequence ATGGCGGTTAATAAACATAGAATTGATGATGCGAAATATTTTGAGCGTTTGGGCGCGAGAATCAAAAAGTTGAGGATTGACGCGGATTATGCATCTGCTGAATCTTTCGCCGGTGAAATAGGGATGAATCGCACGCAGTACCTGAACTATGAAAAGGGCAGGAATATGGAAATTGCCACATTGAGGAAATTAGCCGCGGCCTTTGATATGAAGGTAGAGGAACTTTTGAAAGGCTTAGAAGATAAGGAAAGTTAA
- a CDS encoding helix-turn-helix domain-containing protein — MEENTGHKAKDNKAIEARAYAYHLMGLNAPEIGKLLNVSPRTVQRYIKRERVNNPLPKKTKLQAAELYRQGYSYRQIAGIIGRGRTTVYNYLKELQQVSKQ, encoded by the coding sequence ATGGAAGAGAATACAGGCCATAAGGCAAAGGATAATAAGGCGATAGAGGCAAGGGCTTACGCTTATCATTTAATGGGCTTAAATGCGCCGGAAATAGGTAAACTGTTGAATGTCTCCCCTCGCACGGTACAACGGTATATAAAAAGGGAGCGGGTTAATAACCCACTCCCTAAAAAAACAAAGCTACAGGCGGCGGAGCTATACCGGCAGGGATATAGCTATCGGCAAATTGCCGGTATCATCGGGAGAGGTAGAACAACCGTTTATAATTACTTAAAGGAACTTCAGCAGGTAAGTAAGCAATAG
- a CDS encoding antA/AntB antirepressor family protein codes for MNELIKIERREGRNIVSARQLHQLLNVKTRFNDWIIYRLAEYQFRQGIDFTEISVKPLSSGRPRTDYALTLDTAKELSMLEKTEQGRFVRGYFIECEKQLYMKAGTEDKNLHLKARYGDLVLQRCAINRELANIRYRLHKTAQAPVSRYLPIFHQMALFTA; via the coding sequence ATGAATGAGTTAATTAAAATTGAACGCCGGGAAGGGCGAAACATCGTATCAGCAAGGCAGTTGCACCAGTTGCTGAATGTAAAAACCCGGTTTAATGACTGGATAATTTACCGGTTAGCGGAGTACCAATTCCGGCAGGGAATTGATTTTACTGAAATTTCAGTAAAACCCCTATCGTCCGGCAGACCGCGTACAGATTATGCTCTAACCTTGGATACCGCCAAAGAATTGTCTATGCTGGAAAAAACGGAACAGGGGCGTTTTGTACGTGGATACTTTATTGAATGTGAAAAGCAACTTTATATGAAAGCAGGAACGGAGGATAAGAACTTGCATCTAAAAGCCCGTTATGGTGATTTGGTATTACAACGGTGTGCCATCAATAGGGAACTGGCTAATATCCGTTACAGACTGCATAAGACAGCGCAAGCCCCTGTCTCACGTTATCTGCCTATTTTTCATCAGATGGCATTATTTACCGCTTAA
- a CDS encoding helix-turn-helix domain-containing protein has product MVNPFDVINDRLNAIQNKVGEIDYFLQTHKQPVANEPETFMTRQEVADLYKITLPTTYAWERAGIFKPYKIANKTRFLRSEVLAAAKDISRKEVGHA; this is encoded by the coding sequence ATGGTGAATCCATTCGATGTAATTAACGATAGGCTTAACGCAATTCAGAACAAGGTTGGTGAAATAGACTATTTCCTGCAAACGCATAAGCAGCCGGTGGCCAATGAGCCGGAAACATTCATGACCCGGCAGGAAGTAGCAGACCTCTATAAAATTACCCTCCCTACCACCTATGCTTGGGAGAGGGCCGGTATATTCAAACCATATAAGATAGCCAATAAAACTCGCTTTCTACGTAGTGAAGTGTTAGCAGCGGCAAAGGATATTTCCAGAAAGGAGGTAGGCCATGCGTAA
- a CDS encoding site-specific integrase produces the protein MANVNFNLRKKDSKDPQIIYLIFRHKTWAGKKLVYPLELKIRPQSWNFDQQCVKNIISEPEKDYINKYLSDIKKHVIGVYTKGVANRTPITREFIKESLDQFTNKSSAVNGFFPFIEDFINNADKRTNANTGRLTNPRTIQKYNTTLTVLKDFTKIYTRKVDFDTIDLDFYQDFLNYLTTTKKYKVNTVGKYISTLKSFLNAAEAKGLTTRADHKSKRFKVLMEDSTAVYSPEAELLKVYDHDFSDNKKLERVRDLFILGAFTGLRFSDFTNIREENIKGDNIELFQQKTGAKVIIPIHKIVKEILKKYDGNTPESISNQKLNEYIKEVYKAVEIKEKVEVINTKGGLRVIQSFKKWELVSSHTARRSFATNLYLKGIPAQTIMKITGHKTEAAFLKYIRLDNKEHADLLREMWSAEPALKAVK, from the coding sequence ATGGCGAACGTTAACTTCAACCTCCGAAAAAAGGATTCCAAAGACCCGCAGATCATCTACCTTATTTTCAGGCATAAAACATGGGCCGGCAAGAAACTGGTTTATCCCCTGGAGTTGAAAATCCGCCCTCAAAGCTGGAATTTTGACCAACAGTGCGTGAAAAATATTATATCGGAACCGGAAAAGGACTATATAAACAAGTACCTGTCAGATATTAAAAAACACGTGATCGGTGTTTATACCAAAGGGGTGGCTAACCGTACCCCCATTACACGGGAATTTATCAAGGAAAGTTTAGACCAGTTCACCAATAAGTCCAGCGCCGTTAACGGCTTTTTCCCCTTTATTGAGGACTTTATCAATAATGCTGATAAAAGGACTAACGCTAATACTGGTCGTCTGACCAATCCCCGGACTATCCAGAAATATAACACTACACTAACGGTATTAAAGGATTTTACCAAGATATACACCAGGAAAGTGGATTTTGATACCATTGATTTGGATTTTTACCAGGACTTCCTAAACTACCTCACCACCACCAAAAAGTATAAAGTCAATACTGTAGGGAAGTATATTTCCACCTTGAAAAGTTTCCTAAATGCAGCAGAGGCTAAAGGATTAACTACCCGTGCTGACCACAAAAGCAAGCGCTTTAAAGTGTTGATGGAAGACAGTACGGCGGTTTATTCACCTGAAGCGGAGCTACTAAAGGTTTACGATCACGATTTTTCAGACAATAAGAAGCTGGAAAGGGTGAGAGACTTGTTTATCCTGGGAGCTTTTACGGGCCTGCGCTTTAGTGACTTTACCAATATCAGGGAGGAAAATATCAAGGGTGATAATATAGAGCTGTTCCAGCAAAAAACAGGTGCTAAAGTGATTATTCCCATTCATAAAATTGTCAAAGAAATACTGAAAAAATATGATGGCAACACACCGGAAAGTATTTCTAATCAAAAGCTGAATGAGTATATAAAAGAGGTTTATAAAGCGGTTGAAATAAAGGAAAAGGTAGAGGTGATCAATACAAAGGGTGGTCTGCGTGTGATCCAATCTTTTAAAAAATGGGAGCTGGTTAGTTCTCATACCGCCCGCCGGTCATTTGCAACGAACCTTTATCTAAAGGGCATACCGGCGCAAACCATTATGAAAATTACCGGCCACAAAACGGAGGCGGCTTTCCTAAAGTACATTCGGCTCGACAATAAAGAGCATGCAGACCTGCTGCGTGAAATGTGGAGCGCTGAACCAGCATTGAAAGCCGTAAAGTGA
- a CDS encoding carboxypeptidase-like regulatory domain-containing protein, with protein sequence MRPVPIKVSVPQPCSQSWDSMSPEGTDRFCGSCNKVVVDFTRLSDNQIVEILSDTSRKYCGHFNTTQLDRIMVAGKPATSLLPAMVITALLVASGSVTVASAATNIPVADTANYITGVVADKSGNPLQGATIMFKGTRTGVSADYFGNYKLAIPPELKGKDLTLVFAFIGFKTVEMPVTANYEEGQPVKVQLKDQDNRLTGELVIVHKLTRWQKVKRTWKRLWRRK encoded by the coding sequence ATGCGCCCTGTGCCGATTAAAGTATCTGTTCCTCAGCCCTGTTCCCAATCCTGGGACAGCATGTCTCCGGAGGGAACCGACCGTTTCTGCGGCAGTTGTAACAAAGTAGTGGTGGATTTCACCCGTCTTTCCGATAATCAGATTGTGGAGATCTTATCGGATACTTCCCGCAAATATTGCGGACATTTTAATACCACACAGCTGGATCGCATAATGGTGGCCGGAAAACCGGCTACTTCCTTATTACCGGCGATGGTAATCACTGCTTTACTAGTAGCCAGTGGAAGCGTAACTGTAGCATCTGCTGCAACTAACATTCCGGTGGCAGATACCGCCAATTATATTACTGGTGTAGTAGCAGATAAGTCCGGCAATCCGTTGCAGGGTGCTACCATAATGTTTAAAGGCACACGAACCGGTGTATCAGCGGATTATTTTGGAAATTATAAACTGGCCATACCTCCGGAACTGAAGGGAAAAGACCTGACCCTCGTTTTTGCATTTATTGGATTTAAGACCGTAGAGATGCCTGTGACAGCCAATTATGAAGAAGGACAGCCCGTGAAGGTGCAGTTGAAGGATCAGGATAATAGACTCACGGGAGAGCTGGTAATAGTGCATAAGCTTACCCGCTGGCAAAAAGTAAAACGCACTTGGAAACGGCTGTGGCGCCGTAAATAA
- a CDS encoding carboxypeptidase-like regulatory domain-containing protein produces the protein MRKISLSVSVPHPCQQSWDEMMPDGTGRFCSSCNKTVIDFTQLSDSQIISMLTDTSKSHCGRFKASQLERVLTQDKKSPAFIPAAMLGAVLTAGIAVEEASAMPREPYQLETRAADHAAVIAENEIADTAVVITGKITDMKGTPIPFVSVRIKKSHVGVIADAEGNYRLSVPNNLSKKPLKLIFSFIGYKTKEVLPEGKARLDIQLQDDPKSLDEEEVILGGIAAVRQGPWQKAKYTWNQL, from the coding sequence ATGCGTAAAATATCCCTATCTGTATCTGTTCCGCATCCCTGCCAGCAATCCTGGGATGAGATGATGCCCGATGGCACGGGCCGTTTTTGCAGTAGCTGTAATAAAACAGTCATAGATTTCACGCAGTTATCCGATAGTCAGATCATCAGTATGCTGACCGATACATCCAAAAGCCACTGTGGCCGTTTTAAAGCTTCACAACTGGAACGTGTGCTGACACAGGATAAAAAATCTCCTGCCTTTATACCTGCCGCCATGTTGGGTGCTGTCCTGACAGCAGGCATCGCCGTGGAAGAAGCATCTGCCATGCCTCGGGAACCTTACCAATTAGAAACACGGGCGGCAGACCATGCTGCGGTAATAGCTGAAAATGAAATTGCAGATACGGCTGTTGTCATTACCGGTAAAATAACGGATATGAAGGGAACCCCGATTCCATTTGTATCGGTAAGGATTAAAAAAAGCCACGTAGGCGTTATTGCTGATGCTGAAGGCAATTACCGCCTCTCTGTTCCGAATAACCTGAGCAAAAAGCCGCTGAAACTGATTTTCTCTTTTATTGGGTACAAAACGAAGGAAGTATTGCCAGAGGGAAAAGCCCGTTTGGATATACAACTGCAGGACGATCCAAAATCACTGGATGAAGAAGAGGTTATATTAGGAGGGATTGCAGCTGTCAGGCAAGGGCCCTGGCAAAAAGCAAAATACACCTGGAACCAATTATGA